In Archangium violaceum, the following are encoded in one genomic region:
- a CDS encoding sigma-70 family RNA polymerase sigma factor — MGLGEDKKVLLEKYGPYVRSLASTVRRQFSAQLELDELIAYGQIGLLEAADRFDPKVGANFLTFAHYRIKGAIYDGLRKMGVLKGGDARSAYAGERATAYLGNLSDREQGGGNRGGSIDDDVMDISNAVAGLAMVFATSLEGADGLGFTDESLPVDQRLELEQQRIRVRAAIDKLPEKERRLLQGYYFQGKTLEEAGAEIGQSKSWASRLHARAIERLKELLNEEESSSPEDTRRQSHGGSDGRRVGGANRPAEVAGPGRAAGQQAGGVEVRRGPR; from the coding sequence TTGGGTCTCGGGGAAGACAAGAAGGTTCTTCTGGAGAAGTACGGCCCCTACGTGCGGTCGCTTGCGTCGACCGTGCGCAGGCAGTTCTCCGCCCAGCTCGAGCTCGATGAGCTCATCGCCTACGGTCAGATTGGCCTCCTCGAGGCCGCCGACCGGTTCGATCCCAAGGTAGGCGCCAACTTCCTCACCTTTGCCCACTACCGCATCAAGGGGGCCATCTACGATGGCCTTCGCAAGATGGGGGTGCTCAAGGGGGGAGATGCGCGCAGCGCCTACGCGGGCGAGCGTGCGACGGCGTATCTGGGAAATCTTTCGGATCGCGAGCAGGGAGGAGGCAACCGCGGGGGGTCCATTGACGATGATGTCATGGACATCTCCAACGCGGTGGCGGGGCTGGCGATGGTGTTCGCCACCAGCCTCGAAGGGGCGGATGGGCTGGGCTTCACGGACGAGTCCCTGCCGGTGGATCAACGGCTGGAGCTCGAGCAGCAGCGGATCCGTGTGAGGGCGGCCATCGACAAGCTGCCGGAGAAGGAGCGCCGGTTGCTGCAGGGTTACTACTTCCAGGGCAAGACGCTGGAAGAGGCGGGGGCGGAGATCGGGCAGTCGAAGAGCTGGGCGTCTCGCCTGCATGCGCGGGCGATCGAACGGCTCAAGGAACTGTTGAACGAGGAGGAGTCTTCCTCCCCTGAGGATACAAGGAGGCAGTCACATGGCGGGTCCGATGGCCGGCGTGTCGGCGGCGCAAATCGCCCAGCAGAAGTTGCAGGACCAGGGCGCGCAGCAGGTCAACAAGCAGGGGGCGTCGAAGTTCGACGCGGCCCTCGCTAA
- a CDS encoding tetratricopeptide repeat protein produces the protein MAETSEISGSLVPLARREAMILLEAGYLWLDMGQFEKAREVFAGAAVLMPKSEVPQLALGSLEFAQGRHDKALQAYRAAQRLAPNSGLPRAHAAEALLFMGKVPEALKELKAAVDADPEGDGARLAKALMDAKDAGALPPPSAKK, from the coding sequence ATGGCGGAGACTTCGGAGATCTCGGGCAGCCTCGTCCCCCTCGCCAGGCGCGAGGCCATGATTCTTCTCGAGGCGGGCTACCTGTGGCTCGACATGGGCCAGTTCGAGAAGGCGCGGGAGGTCTTCGCCGGGGCGGCGGTGCTGATGCCCAAGAGCGAGGTGCCCCAGCTGGCGCTCGGTTCTCTCGAGTTCGCCCAGGGCCGCCACGACAAGGCGCTGCAGGCCTACCGGGCCGCCCAGCGGCTCGCTCCCAACTCCGGTCTTCCCCGGGCACACGCGGCCGAGGCCCTGCTGTTCATGGGGAAGGTGCCCGAGGCCCTCAAGGAGCTCAAGGCCGCCGTGGATGCGGACCCCGAGGGTGATGGGGCGCGCCTGGCCAAGGCGCTGATGGACGCGAAGGACGCAGGGGCCCTGCCCCCGCCCTCCGCGAAGAAGTAG
- a CDS encoding GbsR/MarR family transcriptional regulator: MGRTGMSAEEERFIESMGLFFERQGVPRIGGRILGLLLLADEPLALGEIARLLRVSPASVSTNIRQLQTSGTVEPASIPGDRRHYYVFNSVGWDHRLELAVSAMDALSRLCQDALASPGRGKRVKLRETVEFCAFYSEELSGAAERWRARFARKPGTQATRAPSPSARQRRSGTR; encoded by the coding sequence ATGGGTCGTACCGGTATGAGCGCCGAGGAGGAACGGTTCATCGAGTCGATGGGCCTGTTCTTCGAGCGCCAGGGCGTTCCACGCATCGGCGGCCGCATCCTCGGGTTGCTGCTGCTGGCCGACGAGCCGCTGGCGCTGGGCGAGATCGCCCGGCTGCTACGGGTGAGCCCGGCCTCGGTCTCCACCAACATCCGCCAGCTTCAGACCAGCGGCACCGTGGAGCCCGCCAGCATCCCCGGTGATCGCCGGCACTACTACGTCTTCAACAGCGTCGGCTGGGACCACCGGCTCGAGCTGGCGGTCTCCGCCATGGATGCGCTGAGCCGGTTGTGCCAGGACGCGCTCGCCAGCCCCGGCCGGGGCAAGCGCGTCAAGCTGCGCGAGACGGTGGAGTTCTGCGCGTTCTACAGCGAGGAGCTGTCCGGTGCCGCCGAGCGCTGGCGCGCCCGCTTCGCCCGCAAGCCCGGCACCCAGGCAACCCGAGCCCCCTCCCCTTCCGCCCGCCAGCGCCGGAGCGGTACCCGCTAG
- a CDS encoding flagellar assembly protein FliH has translation MPPYRLQVLLEMRERAKEEAEQAFSDAVKALEKEKAELKRLQEDLEKRKAERKQKVMAYLQQVMAKGATGVNSLTMMNRYEDRLKDEEAQVALEIERQKEAIKVAEKLVEQRRREMAEAAKELKAIEKHKETWQKQIRAERQAKEELNQEEIGNTLFLMRQRK, from the coding sequence ATGCCTCCGTACCGGTTGCAAGTCCTGCTCGAGATGCGCGAGCGCGCCAAGGAGGAGGCCGAACAGGCCTTCTCGGATGCCGTCAAGGCGCTGGAGAAGGAGAAGGCCGAGCTCAAGCGCCTCCAGGAGGATCTCGAGAAGCGCAAGGCCGAGCGCAAGCAGAAGGTGATGGCCTACCTTCAGCAGGTGATGGCCAAGGGCGCCACTGGCGTCAACAGCCTCACCATGATGAACCGCTACGAGGACCGCCTCAAGGACGAGGAGGCCCAGGTGGCCCTGGAGATCGAGCGCCAGAAGGAAGCCATCAAGGTCGCCGAGAAGCTGGTGGAGCAGCGGCGGCGGGAGATGGCCGAGGCGGCCAAGGAGCTCAAGGCCATCGAGAAGCACAAGGAGACCTGGCAGAAGCAGATCCGCGCCGAGCGACAGGCGAAGGAGGAGCTGAACCAGGAGGAAATCGGGAACACCTTGTTCCTGATGCGCCAGCGCAAGTAA
- a CDS encoding type III secretion protein — translation MTLRPYALAALLALVVGTGCTIDLQHELSEQDANEIYVLLSKNGIAATKMKEEGGNELRFRIVVPKADAAQAAELLKAYSLPRPMEKGLSHFAKGGMVPTATEERAMLLKALGGEVSNALNQIDGVLEARAIVMIPENNDLTQPENKPMPSASVFIKYRPTAKNESPIKREDVQQFVSTAVPELKPEAVTVLLTPAIAGEAEVSPESRLQDVMGMRMTAGSVSQFRMMAAVAVLLILASIGLSAWSLMRGGGVAATARARPKQ, via the coding sequence ATGACGCTCCGACCGTACGCGCTCGCCGCCCTCCTCGCTCTCGTGGTGGGGACCGGCTGTACCATCGACCTGCAGCACGAACTCTCCGAACAGGACGCCAATGAGATCTACGTCCTGCTCAGCAAGAACGGCATCGCCGCCACGAAGATGAAGGAAGAAGGCGGCAATGAGCTGCGCTTCCGCATCGTCGTTCCCAAGGCCGACGCGGCCCAGGCCGCCGAGCTGCTGAAGGCGTACTCGCTGCCCCGTCCCATGGAGAAGGGCCTGAGCCACTTCGCCAAGGGCGGCATGGTGCCCACCGCCACCGAGGAGCGCGCCATGCTGCTCAAGGCGCTCGGCGGCGAGGTGTCCAACGCGCTCAACCAGATCGACGGCGTGCTGGAGGCCCGGGCCATCGTGATGATCCCGGAGAACAATGACCTCACTCAGCCGGAGAACAAGCCGATGCCCTCGGCGTCGGTGTTCATCAAGTATCGGCCGACGGCCAAGAACGAGTCGCCCATCAAGCGCGAGGACGTGCAGCAGTTCGTCTCCACCGCGGTGCCGGAGCTGAAGCCGGAGGCGGTGACGGTGCTGCTGACGCCGGCCATCGCGGGCGAGGCGGAGGTGAGCCCGGAGAGCCGTCTGCAGGATGTCATGGGCATGCGCATGACGGCCGGCAGCGTGAGCCAGTTCCGGATGATGGCCGCCGTGGCCGTGCTGCTCATCCTGGCCTCCATCGGCCTGTCGGCGTGGTCGTTGATGCGCGGGGGCGGCGTGGCCGCCACGGCCCGCGCCAGGCCCAAGCAGTAA
- a CDS encoding ATP-dependent helicase HrpB gives MAGPMAGVSAAQIAQQKLQDQGAQQVNKQGASKFDAALANKAQAAGGPEQVQQAQAAQKTQRAEQVRQTESVNKTEKAALNKVNTAAQEPATARGAEAVGGKQETAKTGNNMLSHVVSELEKGQVNMEKLIKAGASGKTFSNAELLSLQAGMYKYTQELDLTSKVVEKATSGLKDTLKTQV, from the coding sequence ATGGCGGGTCCGATGGCCGGCGTGTCGGCGGCGCAAATCGCCCAGCAGAAGTTGCAGGACCAGGGCGCGCAGCAGGTCAACAAGCAGGGGGCGTCGAAGTTCGACGCGGCCCTCGCTAACAAGGCTCAGGCCGCGGGCGGCCCGGAGCAGGTGCAGCAGGCCCAGGCCGCTCAGAAGACGCAGCGCGCCGAGCAGGTGCGCCAGACCGAGTCCGTCAACAAGACGGAGAAGGCGGCGCTCAACAAGGTCAACACCGCTGCCCAGGAGCCCGCCACCGCGCGCGGCGCCGAGGCCGTCGGTGGCAAGCAGGAGACCGCCAAGACCGGCAACAACATGCTGTCCCACGTGGTCAGCGAGCTGGAGAAGGGCCAGGTCAACATGGAGAAGCTCATCAAGGCGGGCGCCTCCGGAAAGACCTTCTCCAACGCGGAGCTGCTGTCGCTCCAGGCCGGTATGTACAAGTACACCCAGGAGCTGGACCTGACGAGCAAGGTCGTCGAGAAGGCCACCAGCGGCCTCAAGGACACGCTGAAGACCCAGGTCTAG
- a CDS encoding FliH/SctL family protein — MAIGKVIKGDSAAEPAPSGGDRPVLRPPRPGVMNAEVFEARQSAQGIIEEAQKEKERILAEAQKEREDVLAKAREQGKQEGMAQATELILRAKMQAGEILAQQEQDVVALACKIAEKIIGRDVERDPTLLVDICAKAIEELRNARAVVLRVNPKSAAVLRARKAELMELIGRAVDVAIREDPDVAPVGCIVQTEFGKVDAQLPTQFEMLQNVLFPDQGKKEGPP; from the coding sequence ATGGCGATCGGCAAGGTGATCAAGGGTGACTCGGCGGCCGAGCCGGCACCCTCTGGGGGAGATCGGCCGGTGCTGCGGCCTCCGCGCCCGGGTGTGATGAACGCCGAGGTCTTCGAGGCCCGGCAGAGCGCCCAGGGCATCATCGAGGAGGCGCAGAAGGAGAAGGAGCGCATCCTCGCGGAGGCCCAGAAGGAGCGCGAGGACGTGCTGGCCAAGGCGCGCGAGCAGGGCAAGCAGGAGGGCATGGCCCAGGCCACGGAGCTCATCCTGCGCGCGAAGATGCAGGCGGGGGAGATCCTCGCCCAGCAGGAGCAGGACGTGGTGGCCCTGGCGTGCAAGATCGCCGAGAAGATCATCGGCCGCGACGTGGAGCGCGATCCCACGCTGCTGGTGGACATCTGCGCCAAGGCCATCGAGGAGCTGCGCAACGCGCGGGCGGTGGTGCTCCGGGTGAATCCCAAGTCGGCGGCGGTGCTGCGCGCGCGCAAGGCGGAGCTGATGGAGCTCATCGGCCGGGCGGTGGATGTGGCCATCCGCGAGGACCCGGACGTCGCCCCGGTGGGCTGTATCGTGCAGACGGAGTTCGGCAAGGTGGACGCGCAGCTGCCCACCCAGTTCGAGATGCTGCAGAACGTGCTGTTCCCGGACCAGGGCAAGAAGGAGGGCCCTCCGTAG
- the sctN gene encoding type III secretion system ATPase SctN translates to MALDLSRYYSLIKDAPLYRVRGRVTELTGLVIKASVPGVRVGELVIIKGASRAAVKAEVVGFQGDEVMLMPLGELYGIGPDSEVIPTGRPLSIKCGEELLGRVLNGIGEPMDGKPLPEGMLDWSVDRDCPDPFKRQRIERPLPLGVRCIDGLLTVGEGQRVGLFAGSGVGKSTLMGQIARNTQADLSVVALIGERGREVREFIEDAMGEEGMKRAVLVCATSDQPSLVRLRAAYVATAIAEYFRERGGNVLFMLDTVTRLARAQREIGLAIGEPPARQGYPPSVFSMLPRILERTGNSDKGKCTAIYTCLVAGGDMEEPIADEVRGILDGHFILNRALGERNQWPAMDVLASLSRVMSGIVSKEHKKAAGKLRETLSTYEKQRDLILLGAYQYGTDPRTDYAIDKYDAIIDFLKQDTHSNSPFEETVQKLIGLFED, encoded by the coding sequence ATGGCTCTCGATCTCTCGCGCTACTACTCCCTCATCAAGGACGCGCCGCTGTACCGGGTGCGCGGCCGCGTCACCGAGCTGACGGGTCTGGTCATCAAGGCCAGCGTGCCCGGCGTGCGGGTGGGCGAGCTCGTCATCATCAAGGGCGCCAGCCGGGCCGCGGTGAAGGCCGAGGTGGTGGGGTTCCAGGGCGATGAGGTCATGCTCATGCCCCTGGGCGAGCTGTACGGCATCGGCCCGGACAGCGAGGTCATCCCCACGGGCAGGCCGCTCTCCATCAAGTGCGGGGAGGAGCTGCTGGGCCGCGTGCTCAACGGCATTGGCGAGCCCATGGACGGCAAGCCCCTGCCCGAGGGCATGCTCGACTGGTCGGTGGACCGCGACTGCCCGGACCCCTTCAAGCGCCAGCGCATCGAGCGCCCGCTGCCCCTGGGTGTGCGCTGCATCGACGGGCTGCTCACCGTGGGCGAGGGCCAGCGCGTGGGTCTCTTCGCAGGTTCAGGCGTCGGCAAGTCGACGCTGATGGGGCAGATCGCCCGGAACACCCAGGCGGACCTGAGCGTGGTGGCCCTGATTGGCGAGCGTGGCCGCGAGGTGCGCGAGTTCATCGAGGACGCCATGGGCGAGGAGGGCATGAAGCGCGCCGTGCTGGTGTGCGCCACCTCGGACCAGCCCAGCCTGGTGCGTCTGCGCGCCGCCTACGTGGCCACGGCCATCGCCGAGTACTTCCGCGAGCGCGGTGGCAACGTGCTCTTCATGCTCGACACGGTGACCCGTCTGGCCCGCGCCCAGCGTGAGATCGGCCTCGCCATCGGTGAGCCTCCGGCGCGCCAGGGCTACCCGCCGAGCGTGTTCTCCATGCTGCCGCGCATCCTCGAGCGCACGGGCAACTCGGACAAGGGCAAGTGCACCGCCATCTACACGTGCCTCGTGGCCGGCGGTGACATGGAGGAGCCCATCGCCGACGAGGTCCGCGGTATTCTCGACGGCCACTTCATCCTCAACCGTGCCCTGGGCGAGCGCAACCAGTGGCCCGCCATGGACGTGCTGGCCAGCCTCTCCCGTGTGATGAGCGGCATCGTCTCCAAGGAGCACAAGAAGGCGGCCGGCAAGCTGCGCGAGACGCTCTCGACCTACGAGAAGCAGCGCGACCTCATCCTCCTGGGCGCCTACCAGTACGGCACGGACCCCCGGACGGACTACGCCATCGACAAGTACGACGCCATCATCGACTTCCTCAAGCAGGACACCCACTCCAACAGCCCCTTCGAGGAAACCGTCCAGAAGCTCATCGGGCTCTTCGAGGATTAA
- the sctR gene encoding type III secretion system export apparatus subunit SctR, which produces MRLTPSVRLPAFRIVPWLFAMAFALNPFIAFAAKRGGGSGAEAVAVESVSPDSFASRPLVLMLALAALSLVPFVLMMVTSFVKISVVLSIVRSALGTQQIPPTQVITGLAIILTVYIMAPVGQAMYRASEVDILSKGPSLLSSETVGNLMEAAKKSREPLREFLIKKITNKDRALFFNLAKKMRTTEEDRQDITDRDFMIVVPAFVVSELKEAFQIGFLLFVPFIVIDMVVANILLALGMHMLSPTTISMPFKLLLFVLVDGWYLIAKGLVVGYL; this is translated from the coding sequence GTGAGACTCACTCCTTCCGTTCGCCTCCCCGCTTTCCGCATCGTGCCGTGGCTCTTCGCCATGGCGTTCGCGCTGAATCCGTTCATCGCCTTCGCCGCCAAGCGGGGCGGTGGCTCCGGCGCCGAGGCCGTGGCCGTCGAGTCGGTGAGCCCCGACTCCTTCGCCTCGCGGCCGCTGGTGCTGATGCTGGCGCTGGCCGCCCTGTCGCTCGTCCCCTTCGTGTTGATGATGGTGACGAGCTTCGTGAAGATCTCCGTGGTGCTCTCCATCGTGCGCTCGGCACTGGGCACCCAGCAGATTCCTCCCACCCAGGTCATCACCGGCCTGGCCATCATCCTCACGGTCTACATCATGGCCCCGGTGGGACAGGCCATGTACCGGGCCTCCGAGGTGGACATCCTGTCCAAGGGGCCCAGCCTGCTGTCCTCGGAGACGGTGGGCAACCTGATGGAGGCGGCCAAGAAGTCCCGCGAGCCGCTGCGCGAGTTCCTCATCAAGAAGATCACCAACAAGGACCGCGCGCTCTTCTTCAACCTGGCCAAGAAGATGCGGACCACGGAGGAGGATCGGCAGGACATCACCGACCGGGACTTCATGATCGTCGTCCCGGCCTTCGTGGTGTCCGAGCTGAAGGAGGCCTTCCAGATCGGCTTCCTGCTCTTCGTGCCCTTCATCGTCATCGACATGGTGGTGGCCAACATCCTGCTGGCGCTGGGCATGCACATGCTCTCGCCCACCACCATCTCCATGCCCTTCAAGCTGCTCCTCTTCGTCCTCGTCGACGGCTGGTACCTCATCGCCAAGGGCCTGGTCGTCGGCTACCTGTGA
- a CDS encoding FliO/MopB family protein: MAVFPAFLLRPALVACACVLLASSARAQATASPTPPAPAAAQAPTPVLAPTPKSPEPPDLTTKGATDPFSSTGQAGSGLDEEPESLGWMLTRTLLLFGAVLASIYLTLNVGLRKLMGLQGVATGRPAVVSVVERIPLDQRRTLFVLKAAGEYLLVGGGESGLQLLSKLDTEAVERIRSERPPANVIPLSPFLQKLLARRNASPSGAPAQPSGTQPPGA; the protein is encoded by the coding sequence ATGGCAGTGTTTCCCGCTTTCCTCCTGCGTCCGGCCCTCGTGGCGTGCGCATGCGTGCTGCTCGCGTCCTCGGCCCGGGCCCAGGCCACCGCCTCGCCCACGCCACCGGCTCCCGCCGCCGCACAGGCACCCACCCCCGTTCTGGCGCCTACGCCGAAGTCTCCGGAGCCCCCGGACCTCACGACGAAGGGTGCCACCGACCCCTTCTCCAGTACGGGGCAGGCGGGGTCCGGACTGGATGAGGAGCCCGAGAGCCTCGGGTGGATGCTGACGCGCACGCTGCTGCTGTTCGGCGCGGTGCTGGCCTCCATCTACCTGACGCTCAACGTGGGCCTGCGCAAGCTGATGGGGTTGCAGGGCGTGGCCACGGGGCGCCCCGCGGTGGTGTCGGTGGTGGAGCGGATTCCGTTGGATCAGCGCCGCACCCTGTTCGTGTTGAAGGCCGCGGGCGAGTACCTGCTGGTGGGCGGTGGCGAGAGTGGCCTGCAGTTGCTGTCGAAGCTCGATACCGAGGCGGTGGAGCGCATCCGTTCCGAGCGGCCTCCGGCCAACGTGATTCCCCTGTCCCCCTTCCTCCAGAAGCTCCTCGCCCGCCGCAATGCTTCCCCATCGGGCGCTCCTGCCCAACCGAGCGGCACCCAGCCGCCGGGCGCCTGA
- the sctQ gene encoding type III secretion system cytoplasmic ring protein SctQ, with translation MSRLDLDTDDGPGEHERTMVVDTRQLKRPVPGPGKPWRPFSFKKLEKVSLTESRLTGRLKWLTPKAEAVEALCARLKAIFDAQVGFSLETVQVFGSGELRHHMAEPAFLSFLVPGPHRGRAVLEVELALAHAAVDALLGGAGEAVGLRPLTDIEEGVAGFVLLEALKALGPGMDPGQPKLRMEGVARGVDEAVARLGEEGPVLVVQLRARLGSHDGVVRLFVPSGVLDVMEPAQVAEQRRVQLRADVQSHLGRLSSTRAWLRAEIGYAEISSRDLSSLRVKDVVLVDSLTARPDRGEEGTARLRLGLGRVGCLDAQVLVEEGLYRARITAVVLGEQSFQRRVPSEADEAAAESLGESGEGEDEEFTNPEMNNPMSESGALDDRMDAGDLLGDIPLQISVELARVPVTADQVVSMRVGQVIELSRAPGEPVDLSVNGKVIARGELVEVEGQLGVRVLSLAG, from the coding sequence ATGAGTCGTCTCGACCTCGATACGGACGATGGTCCCGGCGAACACGAGCGCACCATGGTCGTCGATACCCGGCAACTGAAGCGCCCGGTCCCGGGGCCGGGGAAGCCCTGGCGCCCCTTCTCCTTCAAGAAGCTGGAGAAGGTGTCGCTCACCGAGTCCCGGCTCACCGGGCGTCTGAAGTGGTTGACGCCGAAGGCGGAGGCCGTCGAGGCGCTGTGCGCCCGGCTCAAGGCCATCTTCGACGCGCAGGTGGGCTTCTCGCTGGAGACGGTGCAGGTGTTCGGCTCGGGCGAGCTGCGCCACCACATGGCGGAGCCGGCCTTCCTGTCCTTCCTGGTGCCCGGTCCGCATCGCGGGCGCGCGGTGCTGGAGGTGGAGCTGGCCCTGGCGCACGCGGCGGTGGACGCGCTGCTGGGAGGCGCGGGCGAGGCGGTCGGCCTGCGGCCCCTCACCGACATCGAGGAGGGCGTGGCGGGCTTCGTCCTGCTCGAGGCGCTCAAGGCGCTGGGCCCGGGGATGGATCCGGGGCAGCCCAAGCTGCGGATGGAGGGCGTGGCGCGCGGGGTGGACGAGGCGGTGGCGCGGCTGGGCGAGGAGGGACCGGTGCTGGTGGTGCAGCTGCGCGCCCGGCTCGGCTCCCATGATGGCGTGGTGCGCCTCTTCGTGCCCTCGGGCGTGCTGGATGTGATGGAGCCGGCGCAGGTGGCCGAGCAGCGGCGGGTGCAACTGCGCGCGGACGTGCAGTCGCACCTGGGCCGCCTGTCGTCGACGCGCGCCTGGCTGCGCGCGGAGATCGGCTACGCGGAGATCTCCAGCCGCGACCTGTCGAGCCTCCGGGTGAAGGACGTGGTGCTGGTGGACTCGCTCACGGCCCGGCCGGACCGCGGCGAGGAGGGCACCGCGCGGCTGCGCCTGGGACTGGGGCGCGTGGGCTGCCTGGACGCGCAGGTGCTCGTCGAGGAGGGCCTCTACCGGGCGCGCATCACCGCGGTGGTGCTCGGGGAGCAGTCCTTCCAGCGGCGTGTGCCCTCCGAGGCGGACGAGGCCGCGGCGGAGTCCCTGGGCGAGTCCGGAGAGGGGGAGGACGAGGAGTTCACCAACCCCGAGATGAACAACCCTATGTCGGAGAGTGGTGCCTTGGACGACAGAATGGATGCAGGCGACCTGCTGGGTGACATCCCGCTGCAGATCTCCGTGGAGCTGGCCCGGGTGCCGGTGACGGCCGACCAGGTGGTGTCCATGAGGGTGGGGCAGGTCATCGAGCTGAGCCGGGCGCCGGGCGAGCCGGTGGACCTGTCGGTGAACGGCAAGGTGATTGCCCGGGGCGAGCTGGTGGAGGTGGAGGGGCAGCTGGGCGTGCGGGTCCTCTCGCTCGCGGGCTGA
- a CDS encoding flagellar hook-length control protein FliK: MSRVEDDRQAQKAAERLVQEKRLQESKTKQRTEGENAFSKLVQQQKSQQAQTQQTRTQDQGLGKSVLASLLKENDAKGKTEQRGEAQKSTLRQTGKALDERVQQSRSGEGERLSQGRQTDSSQTSQSAQGRQMDQGVVHTRAESRLADAKNTDDALNERGEALTKGSENSAAGQAGRSKGSLKTDADGGGKGGGDGKDKKDGGAELAAGFRFNPALMAPVPVAKPKPTAGSERLRAIANEIAQKIVERVRVGTNAAGNAEFQIDLRSDVLSGLSIKLSAKNGKIHAVFSGGDRDVLKMLEEQREGLKNALAGRGLTLEDLRIEAKS; the protein is encoded by the coding sequence ATGAGCCGAGTCGAAGACGATCGTCAGGCACAGAAGGCTGCTGAGCGGCTGGTCCAGGAGAAGCGTCTCCAGGAGTCCAAGACGAAGCAGCGCACGGAGGGCGAGAACGCCTTCTCCAAGCTGGTTCAGCAGCAGAAGTCCCAGCAGGCGCAGACGCAGCAGACCCGGACCCAGGACCAGGGCCTGGGCAAGTCCGTGCTCGCCAGCCTGCTGAAGGAGAACGACGCCAAGGGCAAGACGGAGCAGCGCGGCGAGGCCCAGAAGAGCACGTTGCGTCAGACGGGCAAGGCCCTGGACGAGCGCGTCCAGCAGTCGCGCTCGGGCGAGGGCGAGCGGCTGTCCCAGGGTCGTCAGACGGACTCCTCCCAGACGAGCCAGTCGGCCCAGGGCCGGCAGATGGATCAGGGCGTGGTCCACACGCGCGCCGAGTCGCGCCTGGCGGACGCCAAGAACACCGACGACGCCCTGAACGAGCGCGGCGAGGCGCTCACCAAGGGCAGCGAGAACTCGGCGGCGGGTCAGGCCGGCCGGAGCAAGGGCTCGCTCAAGACGGACGCGGACGGCGGTGGCAAGGGCGGTGGGGACGGCAAGGACAAGAAGGACGGCGGGGCGGAGCTGGCCGCTGGCTTCCGCTTCAACCCCGCGCTGATGGCCCCCGTGCCGGTGGCGAAGCCCAAGCCCACGGCGGGCTCGGAGCGGCTGCGCGCCATCGCCAATGAGATCGCCCAGAAGATCGTCGAGCGGGTGCGGGTGGGCACCAATGCCGCGGGCAACGCGGAGTTCCAGATCGACCTGCGCAGCGACGTGCTCAGCGGCCTGTCCATCAAGCTCAGCGCGAAGAACGGGAAGATCCACGCCGTGTTCAGCGGCGGTGATCGGGACGTGTTGAAGATGCTGGAGGAGCAGCGCGAGGGGCTCAAGAACGCGCTGGCCGGACGCGGTCTCACCCTTGAGGACCTGCGTATCGAGGCGAAGTCATGA
- a CDS encoding ABC transporter ATP-binding protein, whose product MTQLSSVPGGAQPIVSLTDVTKTYTLGKVEVPALRGVSLEVYPGEFISIAGPSGSGKTTALNLIGCVDTASSGVVKVDGQDTKLLTERQLTNLRLHTIGFIFQSFNLVSVLSVFQNVEFPLLLQRKLNATERQQRVMTLLEQVGLEKHAKHRPNELSGGQRQRVAVARALVTRPKLVLADEPTANLDSVTGQNIIDLMKELNRKEGTTFIFSTHDAKVMNHANAVVKLADGKILGRVSPAEAQQALAAGGH is encoded by the coding sequence ATGACCCAGCTCTCCTCCGTACCCGGTGGCGCCCAGCCCATCGTCTCCCTCACCGACGTCACCAAGACGTACACCCTGGGCAAGGTGGAGGTGCCCGCGCTGCGCGGCGTGAGCCTCGAGGTGTACCCGGGCGAGTTCATCTCCATCGCGGGCCCGTCCGGCAGCGGCAAGACGACCGCGCTCAACCTGATTGGCTGCGTGGACACGGCCAGCTCGGGCGTGGTGAAGGTGGACGGCCAGGACACCAAGCTGCTCACCGAGCGGCAGCTCACCAACCTGCGGCTGCACACCATCGGGTTCATCTTCCAGAGCTTCAACCTGGTCTCGGTGCTCAGCGTCTTCCAGAACGTGGAGTTCCCCCTGCTGCTGCAGCGCAAGCTGAACGCGACCGAGCGCCAGCAGCGGGTGATGACGCTGCTGGAGCAGGTGGGCCTGGAGAAGCACGCGAAGCACCGCCCCAACGAGCTGTCCGGCGGTCAGCGCCAGCGCGTGGCCGTGGCGCGCGCGCTCGTCACCCGGCCCAAGCTGGTGCTGGCCGACGAGCCCACCGCCAACCTCGACTCCGTCACCGGCCAGAACATCATCGACCTGATGAAGGAGCTCAACCGCAAGGAGGGCACCACCTTCATCTTCTCCACCCACGACGCCAAGGTGATGAACCACGCCAACGCGGTGGTGAAGCTGGCGGACGGGAAGATCCTCGGCCGCGTCTCCCCGGCCGAGGCCCAGCAGGCCCTGGCCGCCGGAGGACACTGA